From one Bacteroides intestinalis DSM 17393 genomic stretch:
- a CDS encoding PAS domain-containing sensor histidine kinase encodes MKEDNFLMRELLNNLPIPTTVKDIKDNCNYLFWNKKSEDLYSVSQDDLIGKNASVLPPEICSAFQQTDRETIRSGQSNTFQHLILADGCEHVLSMYKQLLYYKGEPRWLISAAVDVTEATEKRCQLEQLDLQHRLLLKATGMKLWTWDLRRKEITWKRDNEGATDRVVDADEHLLLILPEYRENIYRALDRLNRKETDFFDEEFQLRNEDGTLSWREIYGAVYQYDENGEPVVLVGGTLMIDKRKALEQDLREAKEKAEEANRLKSAFLANMSHEIRTPLNSIVGFSSILTMTEDMEEKKEYNQLIQHNNTLLLKVVDDVLELSKLEAGDFKLYPAWFCLSDLVVESAAECRMKADGKLDVRVDKPEQDYMVELDAQYVKRILSNFLSNALKNTQSGHIDIAYSMVDGGVKISVKDTGCGIPQDKLPVVFDRFEKVDSFAQGVGLGLPICKSIAESMGGTIGVTSEVGAGTAFWVTLPCATAPTPQLHNEALVDNLYS; translated from the coding sequence ATGAAGGAAGACAATTTCCTGATGCGGGAGTTGCTGAATAATCTTCCTATTCCGACTACAGTGAAGGACATCAAGGATAACTGTAACTATCTCTTTTGGAACAAGAAATCTGAAGATTTATATAGTGTCTCTCAGGACGACCTGATCGGGAAAAATGCAAGTGTTCTGCCTCCCGAAATTTGTTCTGCCTTTCAACAGACAGACCGGGAAACGATACGTTCCGGCCAATCAAACACCTTTCAGCATCTGATATTGGCTGATGGGTGCGAACATGTATTGAGTATGTATAAGCAGTTGTTGTACTACAAGGGCGAGCCCCGCTGGCTGATTAGTGCGGCCGTGGACGTCACGGAAGCAACAGAAAAGCGGTGCCAGTTGGAACAACTGGATCTTCAGCATCGCTTGCTGCTGAAAGCTACCGGTATGAAACTTTGGACATGGGATTTGCGGCGTAAAGAGATCACCTGGAAAAGAGACAATGAAGGTGCAACGGATAGAGTAGTTGATGCTGACGAACATCTGCTGCTTATCCTGCCGGAATACAGGGAGAACATCTATCGGGCATTGGACAGGCTGAATCGAAAGGAAACGGACTTTTTTGATGAGGAATTTCAGCTTCGGAATGAAGACGGTACTCTTTCGTGGAGAGAAATTTACGGCGCCGTATATCAGTATGATGAAAACGGCGAACCGGTTGTCCTGGTGGGGGGAACTCTGATGATTGATAAAAGAAAGGCATTGGAGCAGGACTTACGGGAAGCGAAAGAGAAAGCGGAAGAAGCCAACAGGTTGAAGTCTGCCTTTCTTGCCAATATGAGTCACGAGATACGTACTCCGTTGAATTCTATTGTTGGTTTCTCAAGTATACTGACTATGACGGAGGATATGGAGGAGAAAAAGGAATATAACCAGTTGATACAGCATAACAATACCCTCTTGTTGAAGGTGGTGGATGATGTTCTGGAGCTTTCGAAGTTGGAGGCAGGAGACTTTAAACTGTATCCTGCATGGTTCTGCCTGTCGGACCTCGTTGTGGAAAGTGCCGCCGAGTGCAGGATGAAGGCCGACGGAAAGTTGGATGTCCGTGTGGATAAACCGGAACAGGATTATATGGTGGAACTTGACGCTCAGTATGTCAAACGGATACTGAGCAACTTCCTGTCGAACGCTCTGAAAAACACCCAAAGCGGCCATATCGATATAGCGTACAGCATGGTAGATGGGGGTGTCAAGATTAGTGTGAAAGATACAGGCTGCGGTATTCCGCAGGATAAACTTCCAGTGGTTTTCGACCGTTTCGAGAAAGTGGACTCTTTTGCGCAAGGAGTTGGGTTAGGGTTGCCCATTTGTAAGTCTATAGCAGAGAGCATGGGCGGAACCATTGGGGTGACTTCGGAAGTGGGTGCAGGCACTGCGTTTTGGGTTACATTGCCTTGTGCTACGGCACCCACTCCTCAATTACACAATGAGGCGTTAGTCGACAACCTCTATTCCTAA
- a CDS encoding NUDIX hydrolase N-terminal domain-containing protein gives MNKNTDPHWLEWAKELQFIAQAGLTYSRDPFDIERFERIREISAEIMSHQSDLPIEKVKELFCNETGFQTPKLDTRAAIFKDGKILLVKEKAGVWSMPGGWVDVNQSIKTNTEKEVKEEAGLDVKAVRLIALQDRNLHNVPPYAYNVCKAFVLCEVTGGSFQSNIETTESRYFSMDEIPELAEEKNSKEQIAMCFAAYQDENWKVLFD, from the coding sequence ATGAACAAGAACACTGATCCCCACTGGCTCGAATGGGCCAAGGAATTACAATTCATAGCTCAGGCAGGACTGACCTACTCCCGCGATCCCTTCGACATCGAGCGTTTTGAACGTATCCGGGAAATATCGGCAGAGATCATGAGCCATCAAAGCGATCTGCCGATAGAGAAGGTAAAAGAATTATTCTGCAATGAAACCGGTTTCCAAACACCTAAACTGGATACCCGTGCCGCCATCTTTAAAGACGGGAAAATACTCCTGGTAAAGGAAAAAGCCGGTGTATGGTCTATGCCCGGTGGCTGGGTAGACGTCAACCAAAGCATCAAAACCAATACAGAGAAAGAAGTTAAAGAAGAAGCCGGACTGGATGTAAAGGCCGTACGCCTGATTGCTTTGCAGGATAGAAACCTGCACAACGTGCCTCCTTATGCATACAATGTCTGCAAAGCCTTTGTTCTTTGCGAAGTTACAGGCGGGAGTTTTCAAAGCAACATAGAAACAACTGAAAGCAGATATTTTTCTATGGATGAGATACCGGAGTTAGCCGAAGAAAAGAACAGCAAAGAACAGATAGCCATGTGTTTCGCCGCCTATCAGGATGAAAACTGGAAGGTGCTATTCGACTAA
- a CDS encoding DUF1349 domain-containing protein, with the protein MKKLLFGLLMAVVAQTSFAQTLEKMQWFNEPEQWEIKDKTLSMFVTPQSDYWRISHYGFTVDDAPFYYSVYGGEFEAKVKITGDYKERFDQAGLMLRIDHENYIKAGIEFVDGKFNLSTVVTHKTSDWSVITLDKPVPYIWIKAVRRLDAVEIFYSFDDKTYIMMRNAWLQDNIPVKVGVMAACPDGDGFKVKFENFKVKHLPDMRRVDWLKKNAE; encoded by the coding sequence ATGAAGAAATTACTTTTTGGCCTGTTGATGGCTGTTGTGGCGCAAACTTCTTTTGCGCAGACGTTAGAGAAAATGCAATGGTTTAATGAACCCGAACAGTGGGAGATAAAAGATAAAACCCTTTCGATGTTTGTCACTCCGCAAAGCGATTACTGGCGCATCTCCCATTATGGTTTTACGGTAGATGACGCTCCTTTCTATTATTCGGTTTATGGTGGCGAGTTCGAGGCGAAGGTGAAGATAACAGGTGATTATAAAGAGCGTTTCGACCAGGCGGGACTAATGCTCCGCATCGACCATGAGAACTATATCAAAGCAGGTATAGAGTTTGTGGACGGAAAGTTTAATCTGAGTACAGTAGTCACTCATAAGACAAGTGATTGGAGTGTGATTACTCTGGATAAGCCGGTTCCATATATCTGGATTAAGGCAGTCCGTCGTCTGGATGCGGTTGAAATCTTCTATTCCTTTGATGATAAGACGTATATAATGATGCGCAATGCATGGTTACAAGACAATATTCCCGTTAAGGTGGGGGTGATGGCAGCCTGCCCGGACGGAGATGGATTTAAGGTTAAGTTTGAGAATTTTAAGGTGAAGCATCTGCCTGATATGCGCAGGGTGGATTGGTTGAAGAAGAATGCGGAATAA
- a CDS encoding helix-turn-helix domain-containing protein, translating to MRHFYICLLLLGFLSVSALASGDKGTKDIYTEQYITDIYMDEPKRALQLLDEAETKQALPIYKVDDLRSMVYSYLYQDKSAFHYARRAYVHDSISGNHPDHLLKMTITLADISHTLSEYKESNRYAVEGLELARRLDDRQSECKLLFCMGENKWMLSLKEEGYELFDKAIALLDGRKDKLSKSMLSYFYGVKMGYLINDNRLEDALQVGLQREKLLDGMKGNPEVREAFLDQQYGYVYSKLSRICHLLGDVERGKEYHKKYQSTHVYNTPAGKRDATPYLFVTKQYQAVIDHCRDFKELMRQQDTLNTQYVGVLQREIDAYLALKDYEKVAALRASILSITDSIYRRDKTNAALELDNLYEVNEKEARIAEQAFQLTIRTITLVFIFCVSLLSLFFLWRMWLQNRKIKCKNQVLVQRINEQMSMQTEMNRLQADAERMSEGQPFPETGQTEPEASDGNEEEAQMNKMIFGKLDYIIKRDNLYLSADISREELARMVKMNNTRFARMIKENTDTNLNGYLNDLRLNYAMHLLKEHPEYTLRAIAEASGINSMPTFHQLFKARTGMTPSEFKNAEKELKK from the coding sequence ATGAGACATTTCTATATATGTCTCCTCTTGTTAGGCTTTCTGTCGGTATCTGCCCTGGCAAGCGGAGATAAAGGAACAAAGGATATATATACGGAACAGTATATCACGGACATCTATATGGATGAGCCGAAACGCGCGTTGCAACTGCTGGACGAAGCTGAAACAAAGCAAGCGTTGCCCATATACAAGGTTGATGATTTGCGTAGCATGGTCTACTCGTACCTGTATCAGGACAAATCGGCATTCCACTATGCCCGCCGGGCCTATGTACATGATTCTATCTCCGGGAACCACCCTGACCACTTGTTGAAGATGACCATAACCCTGGCCGACATCTCCCATACCCTGAGCGAATATAAGGAGAGCAACCGTTATGCGGTTGAAGGGCTGGAATTGGCACGCAGGCTCGACGACCGGCAGTCGGAATGTAAGTTACTCTTCTGTATGGGCGAGAACAAATGGATGCTGTCATTGAAAGAGGAAGGGTATGAGCTTTTCGATAAGGCAATCGCCCTGCTGGATGGCAGGAAAGATAAACTGAGCAAGTCGATGCTTTCCTATTTCTATGGGGTGAAGATGGGATACCTGATTAACGACAACCGGCTGGAAGACGCCTTGCAGGTAGGTTTGCAGCGTGAGAAGCTGTTGGACGGAATGAAAGGCAATCCGGAAGTGCGTGAGGCTTTCCTCGACCAGCAATACGGATATGTCTATTCCAAATTGTCCCGCATCTGCCATTTGCTGGGAGATGTGGAACGTGGGAAAGAGTACCATAAAAAATACCAGTCTACCCATGTCTATAACACTCCTGCCGGTAAGCGCGATGCCACCCCTTATCTGTTTGTCACCAAACAATATCAGGCTGTAATAGACCATTGCCGCGACTTCAAGGAGCTGATGCGTCAGCAAGATACCTTGAATACCCAGTACGTCGGTGTTCTGCAACGGGAGATAGACGCCTATCTTGCCCTGAAAGACTATGAGAAAGTCGCCGCGTTGCGTGCTTCCATCCTGTCCATAACGGACAGCATCTATCGGCGTGATAAAACCAATGCCGCATTGGAACTGGACAACCTTTACGAAGTGAATGAGAAGGAAGCCCGCATTGCGGAACAGGCTTTCCAACTAACCATACGCACCATTACATTAGTCTTCATCTTCTGTGTTTCCTTGTTATCACTGTTCTTCCTGTGGCGCATGTGGCTGCAAAACCGCAAAATCAAGTGTAAGAACCAAGTGCTGGTGCAGCGCATCAACGAGCAGATGTCCATGCAGACGGAGATGAACCGCCTGCAGGCTGATGCCGAGAGAATGTCGGAAGGCCAGCCTTTCCCGGAAACCGGGCAGACAGAACCGGAAGCATCCGATGGTAACGAAGAGGAAGCCCAGATGAATAAGATGATTTTCGGCAAACTGGATTATATTATCAAACGGGATAACCTGTATCTGTCCGCCGACATATCGAGAGAAGAACTTGCCCGGATGGTCAAGATGAACAATACCCGTTTTGCCCGGATGATAAAAGAGAATACGGACACCAATTTGAACGGATATCTCAATGACCTCCGCTTGAATTATGCCATGCATTTATTGAAGGAACATCCTGAATATACATTACGTGCCATTGCCGAAGCGTCAGGCATCAATAGTATGCCTACTTTCCACCAATTGTTTAAGGCAAGGACGGGAATGACTCCTTCCGAATTTAAGAATGCAGAGAAGGAATTGAAAAAATAA
- a CDS encoding sugar O-acetyltransferase produces MESEKAKAKAGKLYDANNDIELVSEREACKEVCYELNSLRPSQKKERESIIRRLFGKTGKSFLIEQPFYCDYGYNIEIGENFYSNVNCVILDGAKVTFGDNVFVAPNCGFYTAGHALDAEQRIQGLEYAYPITIGNNVWIGAQVCVLPGVTIGDNTIIGAGSVVTKSIPANVLAVGNPCRVVRQI; encoded by the coding sequence ATGGAGAGTGAAAAAGCAAAAGCGAAAGCCGGGAAATTGTATGATGCCAATAATGATATAGAGCTTGTGTCGGAGAGGGAAGCTTGCAAAGAAGTATGTTATGAACTGAATAGCTTGCGCCCTTCACAGAAGAAGGAACGGGAGAGCATTATCCGCCGACTGTTTGGTAAGACCGGAAAATCTTTCCTGATAGAACAGCCGTTTTATTGTGATTACGGATATAATATCGAAATAGGGGAGAACTTCTATTCGAATGTGAATTGCGTCATTCTGGATGGAGCTAAAGTTACATTTGGCGATAATGTTTTTGTGGCTCCGAATTGTGGTTTCTATACTGCCGGACATGCCTTGGATGCGGAACAGAGAATCCAAGGGCTTGAATATGCTTATCCTATCACTATCGGAAATAATGTGTGGATTGGTGCCCAGGTCTGTGTGTTGCCGGGAGTGACGATTGGTGATAATACGATTATTGGTGCCGGAAGTGTGGTTACAAAGAGTATTCCTGCCAATGTGCTGGCTGTCGGTAATCCTTGCCGGGTGGTTCGTCAGATATAA
- a CDS encoding response regulator transcription factor has protein sequence MDIVNKLKKELLKQAFTEEQKQTERLNECKHIASIYAQTENAIAVLSDMKANISYIYYGGVAEKLGLAERNTAKTIQSIWEEEIFSHIHPDDLQEKHLQELRFFHFLKSVPEKKRPDYYLIHNMRMRDHSGRYVHILHRMFYIASHSNGSVWLSLCLYNFSMDTSLSCTILNSADGQTLELEKQNCNDLLSEREKEILQLINKGKMSKDIAQTLSISINTVNRHRQNILEKLQVNNSIEACRIAKELHLL, from the coding sequence ATGGACATCGTAAATAAACTGAAAAAAGAGCTACTGAAACAAGCGTTCACCGAAGAACAGAAACAGACGGAACGCCTGAATGAGTGCAAACATATAGCTTCCATATATGCACAAACCGAAAATGCCATAGCGGTGTTGAGCGATATGAAAGCCAATATTAGTTATATTTATTACGGCGGAGTAGCCGAGAAACTGGGACTGGCAGAACGAAATACCGCCAAGACCATTCAGTCGATATGGGAAGAAGAAATATTCAGTCACATCCATCCGGATGACTTACAAGAAAAGCATTTGCAAGAACTCCGCTTCTTCCACTTTCTGAAAAGTGTTCCGGAAAAGAAACGTCCGGACTACTACCTTATACACAATATGCGCATGCGCGATCATTCAGGCAGGTATGTACACATCTTGCACAGGATGTTTTATATAGCGAGCCACTCAAACGGAAGTGTATGGTTATCCTTATGCCTTTACAACTTTTCAATGGATACATCGTTAAGTTGCACCATTCTTAACTCGGCAGACGGGCAAACCCTCGAACTGGAAAAGCAGAATTGCAACGACCTGTTGTCAGAGCGGGAAAAAGAAATCCTGCAATTGATAAATAAGGGAAAAATGAGTAAGGACATTGCCCAGACATTATCCATTAGTATAAACACCGTAAACCGGCACCGGCAAAATATCCTGGAGAAACTTCAGGTAAACAATTCTATTGAAGCTTGCCGGATTGCTAAAGAATTGCACTTGTTATGA
- a CDS encoding Fur family transcriptional regulator yields MKDVYLHKLSLRDIKPTAMRLLILRTMMEMRRAVSMADLEEKLDTVDKSTIFRTLTLFLSHHLIHGVDDGSGSLKYAVCEDCCMCTVEDQHMHFYCEHCHKTYCIRSVHAPSVTLPEGFMQTGINYVIKGICADCAVHKRIDTDD; encoded by the coding sequence ATGAAAGACGTATATCTACATAAATTGTCCCTTCGGGATATCAAACCTACAGCGATGAGGCTGTTGATTCTCCGCACTATGATGGAGATGAGGCGGGCTGTGTCCATGGCAGATTTGGAAGAGAAACTCGATACGGTTGATAAATCCACTATTTTCCGGACACTGACCCTGTTCCTTTCCCACCACCTGATACATGGTGTGGACGATGGAAGCGGTTCGTTGAAGTATGCCGTTTGCGAAGACTGCTGCATGTGTACGGTGGAAGACCAGCACATGCACTTCTATTGCGAACATTGCCACAAGACCTATTGCATCCGGAGTGTGCACGCCCCGTCAGTCACGCTTCCGGAGGGATTCATGCAGACGGGAATTAATTATGTAATCAAAGGGATTTGCGCCGACTGCGCAGTCCATAAGAGAATAGACACAGACGATTGA
- the bla gene encoding class A beta-lactamase, subclass A2 — translation MKAKFFLSCIALAILFSACNTTNRTPKQKIEQQIDSLLKDKKATVGVAVLANDETVAVYNNQIHFPLLSIFKFHVGLAVLDKMDKGHIALDSLIEVKSSQLTPNTYSPLRDKFPDQNITISLGELLKYTISKSDNNTCDILIEYVGGIEQVNEYVKSLGIKDCNLAATETLMHTSGDAYLNWSTPEEVVRLLNIADKQPLFGTQYKDFLQAIMQETSTGKDKLKGQLPADVIVGHKTGSSDRTPEGIKIADNDAGFVILPNGQKYYIAVFVMESQETDADNAAIIASISQIVYDTLNSDIQ, via the coding sequence ATGAAAGCAAAATTCTTTTTAAGCTGTATAGCGCTGGCAATCTTGTTCAGTGCATGCAATACCACCAACCGCACCCCGAAACAGAAGATAGAACAACAAATAGATTCCCTTCTGAAAGATAAGAAAGCTACGGTAGGCGTTGCCGTACTCGCCAATGATGAGACTGTAGCCGTTTATAATAACCAAATCCATTTCCCCCTGTTAAGCATCTTCAAGTTTCATGTGGGACTGGCTGTTCTGGATAAGATGGATAAAGGGCATATTGCTTTAGATAGTCTTATTGAAGTGAAGTCTTCTCAACTGACGCCCAACACATACAGTCCGTTAAGAGATAAATTTCCCGATCAGAATATTACAATTTCTCTCGGAGAGTTGCTAAAATACACCATTTCGAAAAGCGATAACAATACATGTGATATCCTTATAGAATATGTCGGCGGTATAGAGCAAGTAAATGAGTATGTGAAATCATTAGGAATAAAAGATTGTAATCTTGCGGCAACAGAAACCCTCATGCATACCTCCGGAGATGCTTATCTGAACTGGAGTACTCCGGAAGAAGTAGTCAGATTATTGAATATAGCCGACAAGCAACCCTTATTTGGAACTCAATACAAAGACTTCCTTCAAGCAATCATGCAGGAAACTTCTACCGGCAAAGATAAGCTGAAAGGCCAGTTACCCGCTGACGTAATCGTAGGTCATAAGACAGGTTCTTCCGACCGGACTCCGGAAGGGATAAAGATCGCTGATAATGATGCAGGCTTTGTTATCCTGCCCAACGGACAGAAATATTATATAGCTGTCTTCGTGATGGAGTCGCAGGAAACCGATGCAGATAATGCAGCTATCATCGCCAGTATATCCCAAATTGTATATGATACTTTAAACTCAGATATCCAATGA
- a CDS encoding pentapeptide repeat-containing protein, whose protein sequence is MENQIIEKADFTIDELEPNYYECTFDKCNFSGQSIGRVIFERCTFKECNLSLVKASNTSWLDVLFTDCKMTGINFTLSNRFGLSVEFRNCLLSYALFTEMKLKGTRFTRCDLQNADFMETQLPEAKFTECDLCYASFHHTNLEKADFSTARNYALNPAANRLKKARFSRYGLEGLLTGLGIEVVD, encoded by the coding sequence ATGGAAAACCAAATCATTGAAAAAGCCGATTTCACCATCGACGAACTGGAACCCAACTACTACGAATGTACCTTCGACAAATGCAACTTCTCCGGCCAAAGCATCGGCAGAGTTATCTTTGAGAGATGCACCTTCAAAGAATGCAACCTGTCACTGGTGAAAGCCAGCAACACCTCCTGGCTGGACGTCCTCTTCACCGACTGCAAGATGACAGGCATCAACTTCACCCTCAGCAACCGCTTCGGCCTGTCCGTAGAGTTCCGCAACTGCCTCCTCTCCTATGCCCTCTTCACCGAGATGAAGCTGAAAGGTACCCGTTTCACACGTTGCGACCTGCAAAATGCCGACTTCATGGAGACACAACTCCCCGAAGCCAAGTTCACCGAGTGCGACCTCTGCTACGCCTCCTTCCACCACACCAACCTGGAAAAAGCCGATTTCAGCACCGCCCGCAACTATGCCCTGAACCCTGCCGCCAACCGCCTGAAGAAAGCCCGGTTCTCCCGCTACGGGCTGGAAGGACTGCTGACGGGATTAGGAATAGAGGTTGTCGACTAA
- a CDS encoding heavy metal translocating P-type ATPase, producing the protein METKCQCGCAHTHTSPQSKEKEQSMIRKIGAPVLSGIFLITGIIFQHQEWVGFNHPVVEFCWFLLGFLPVGLPVMREAWEGILRKDWFNEFSLMALASLGAFYIGEYPEALAVMLLYTLGEMLQDKAVNQATRNIRGLLDVRPERVDVYRENTLRTVSPRDVNVGETIEVKPGERVPLDGTLQNPQAVFDTSALTGESMPRNVSAGGDVLAGMIVSGQAVRILVTKPYDHSTLARILNLVQDAAERKAPAELFIRRFARIYTPIVVLLAVLIVALPALVAAVHPGFDYVFNDWLYRGLVFLVISCPCALIISIPLGYFGGIGAASRMGILFKGSNYLDAITRVNAIVFDKTGTLTTGSFRVTSIQAAGLPEDELLRLVLSVEKKSTHPVAQAVARFAAERGVEPLEVTTLNELAGYGLEAEVGSRKVLVGNIRLLKDRKISVPGELMDCVATVVVCAIDGRYAGCLLLSDTLKEDATDAIKKIKALKIDNIQMLSGDKQEIVDIFAAELGIDKAYGDLLPEDKAVHLEQLNSAPDVSVAFVGDGMNDAPVLALSDVGIAMGGLGSDAAIESADVVIQTDQPSRVVTAISIGRATRRIVMQNIIGAITVKILVLIAGAFGFATLWAAVFADVGVALLVVLNSVRILGKKF; encoded by the coding sequence ATGGAAACAAAATGTCAGTGTGGTTGTGCACATACACATACTTCTCCGCAGAGCAAAGAGAAAGAGCAATCTATGATTCGTAAGATAGGAGCTCCGGTGCTATCAGGTATATTCCTTATCACGGGTATCATCTTCCAGCATCAGGAATGGGTAGGATTCAACCATCCGGTGGTTGAATTCTGCTGGTTCCTGCTGGGCTTCCTGCCCGTGGGACTTCCTGTGATGCGCGAAGCATGGGAGGGCATCTTGCGGAAAGACTGGTTCAATGAATTCTCCCTGATGGCCTTAGCTTCCCTCGGAGCATTCTATATCGGAGAATATCCGGAAGCGCTTGCCGTGATGCTACTCTATACCCTGGGAGAGATGTTGCAGGATAAAGCCGTGAACCAGGCTACCCGCAATATCCGCGGCCTGCTCGATGTGCGCCCCGAACGGGTGGATGTATATCGTGAAAACACGCTCCGCACAGTCTCTCCCCGTGACGTCAATGTGGGAGAAACCATTGAAGTAAAACCCGGAGAACGTGTCCCTCTGGACGGAACTCTGCAAAACCCGCAGGCCGTTTTCGATACTTCGGCGCTGACCGGGGAGAGCATGCCCCGTAATGTTTCCGCAGGCGGTGATGTCCTTGCCGGTATGATTGTCAGCGGACAGGCAGTGCGCATACTGGTGACGAAACCTTACGACCACAGCACGCTGGCACGCATCCTCAACCTTGTGCAGGACGCAGCAGAGCGCAAAGCGCCTGCCGAACTGTTCATCCGGCGGTTTGCCCGCATCTATACACCGATAGTCGTGCTTCTGGCTGTCCTGATAGTAGCCCTTCCCGCACTTGTTGCGGCGGTGCATCCGGGCTTCGACTATGTGTTCAACGATTGGCTCTATCGTGGCTTGGTGTTTCTCGTAATATCCTGCCCGTGCGCACTGATTATCAGCATCCCGTTGGGCTATTTCGGAGGAATAGGGGCGGCTTCCCGTATGGGTATCCTGTTTAAGGGAAGCAATTATCTGGATGCCATCACCCGCGTGAATGCCATCGTCTTCGACAAAACAGGCACGCTGACCACCGGCAGTTTCCGCGTGACGTCCATACAGGCGGCCGGTCTGCCGGAAGATGAATTGCTGCGCCTGGTGCTGTCTGTAGAAAAGAAGAGCACCCATCCTGTGGCACAAGCCGTTGCCCGCTTCGCGGCCGAACGGGGTGTGGAACCTCTGGAAGTAACTACATTGAATGAACTGGCAGGCTATGGTCTGGAGGCCGAAGTAGGGAGCCGCAAAGTCCTTGTCGGCAACATCCGCCTGTTGAAGGACCGCAAGATATCCGTACCCGGAGAACTGATGGACTGTGTAGCCACTGTCGTAGTCTGTGCCATCGACGGGCGATATGCCGGTTGCCTGCTGCTTTCGGACACTCTGAAGGAGGATGCCACGGATGCTATAAAAAAAATAAAGGCTTTAAAAATAGATAATATTCAAATGTTATCTGGTGATAAACAGGAGATTGTTGATATCTTTGCCGCAGAATTGGGCATTGACAAGGCTTACGGTGACCTGCTTCCCGAAGATAAGGCCGTCCATCTGGAACAGCTCAATTCTGCCCCGGACGTGTCCGTAGCCTTTGTGGGCGATGGTATGAATGACGCTCCCGTACTGGCTCTCAGTGATGTGGGGATTGCGATGGGAGGGCTGGGTTCGGATGCCGCTATCGAAAGTGCAGATGTAGTTATCCAGACCGACCAACCGTCGCGGGTGGTGACAGCCATTTCCATCGGACGGGCCACAAGACGGATTGTGATGCAAAATATTATCGGTGCCATCACCGTGAAAATATTGGTTCTGATTGCGGGCGCCTTTGGCTTTGCCACGCTATGGGCGGCGGTGTTTGCCGATGTCGGAGTGGCTTTGCTGGTTGTTCTCAATTCGGTCCGCATATTAGGTAAGAAGTTCTGA
- a CDS encoding HU family DNA-binding protein — MPFYKKQKLNGKWYPRAVTKGHPATTDDVAKRLSLMSTVSPGDTYAVLVNLGEVLANLMSAGRSVRLKGVGTFYLSCQSSSQGVDTPEEVSSQQITDVKVCFIPEYSRQQNGQVIQRTLIDPHLEWIDLDEIAGNGKK, encoded by the coding sequence ATGCCTTTTTACAAGAAACAGAAATTGAATGGAAAGTGGTATCCGAGAGCAGTGACCAAAGGTCATCCTGCTACAACGGATGATGTGGCAAAACGACTGTCGCTTATGTCAACGGTAAGTCCGGGAGACACGTATGCGGTGCTCGTGAATCTGGGTGAAGTTTTGGCAAACCTGATGAGTGCAGGCCGGTCGGTACGGCTGAAAGGCGTAGGAACATTCTACCTCTCCTGTCAGTCATCGAGCCAGGGCGTAGACACGCCCGAAGAAGTAAGTTCGCAGCAAATCACTGATGTAAAGGTATGCTTTATCCCCGAATATAGCCGTCAGCAAAATGGCCAAGTAATCCAACGAACCCTCATCGACCCACATCTGGAATGGATAGACTTAGACGAAATAGCGGGCAATGGCAAGAAATAA